In Firmicutes bacterium ASF500, a single genomic region encodes these proteins:
- the spoVAD gene encoding Stage V sporulation protein AD: MTTKKIGTQTAALANPPTLAAWANVAGKKEGEGPLADTFDYIDGDDTFGEATWEKSESSMQKQALSLALNKVGQAASALDWLFAGDLLNQCIGSSFAAREQQVPFFGLYGACSTMGEGLALASMTLDGGFGEWAAVTASSHFCSAERQYRTPLEYGGQRTPTSQWTATAAGAAILAREGPGPYITHVTVGKIVDKGVTDTNNMGAAMAPAAHATITAHFQDTGRSPSSYDMIFTGDLGVLGSELLIELLRQDGIQVKNHADCGAMLFDIKNQDVHCGGSGCGCCASVLTGYILNNLKAGKWKNILFCPTGALHSPTSAFQGESIPGICHAIAISTTK; the protein is encoded by the coding sequence ATGACAACGAAAAAAATCGGGACCCAGACGGCGGCGCTGGCCAACCCGCCCACCCTGGCCGCTTGGGCCAACGTGGCGGGCAAGAAGGAAGGGGAGGGCCCCCTGGCCGACACCTTCGACTATATCGACGGGGACGACACCTTCGGCGAGGCCACCTGGGAGAAGTCGGAGAGCTCCATGCAGAAACAGGCCCTCTCCCTGGCCCTGAACAAGGTGGGCCAGGCGGCCTCGGCCCTGGACTGGCTCTTTGCCGGCGACCTTTTAAACCAGTGCATCGGCTCCTCCTTCGCCGCCCGGGAGCAGCAGGTGCCCTTCTTTGGCCTGTACGGAGCCTGCTCCACCATGGGGGAGGGGCTGGCCCTGGCCTCCATGACCCTGGACGGCGGCTTTGGGGAGTGGGCGGCGGTGACCGCCTCCTCCCACTTCTGTTCGGCGGAGCGGCAGTACCGCACCCCCCTGGAGTACGGCGGCCAGCGGACCCCCACCTCCCAGTGGACGGCCACCGCCGCCGGGGCGGCCATCCTGGCCCGGGAGGGCCCGGGGCCCTATATCACCCACGTCACCGTGGGTAAGATCGTGGACAAGGGGGTTACCGACACCAACAACATGGGCGCGGCCATGGCTCCCGCCGCGCACGCCACCATCACCGCCCATTTCCAGGACACGGGCCGCTCCCCCAGCAGCTACGACATGATCTTCACCGGCGACCTGGGCGTACTGGGCAGTGAGCTGCTCATTGAGCTGCTCCGTCAGGACGGCATCCAGGTGAAGAACCACGCCGACTGCGGGGCCATGCTCTTCGACATCAAAAATCAGGATGTCCACTGCGGCGGGTCGGGCTGCGGGTGCTGTGCCTCGGTGCTCACCGGGTATATCCTCAATAATCTGAAGGCGGGCAAATGGAAAAATATCCTCTTCTGCCCCACCGGAGCCCTCCACTCCCCCACCTCCGCCTTTCAGGGGGAAAGCATCCCCGGTATCTGCCATGCGATTGCTATTTCGACGACAAAATAA
- the rpmF gene encoding 50S ribosomal protein L32 has protein sequence MAVPKGKVSKARRDKRRSSHWKLETPGIVTCPKCGAYRLPHRMCKNCLTYNGRSFGQVEAQQ, from the coding sequence ATGGCGGTCCCCAAGGGAAAAGTATCCAAGGCCCGGCGCGATAAGCGGCGCAGCTCCCACTGGAAGCTGGAAACTCCCGGTATCGTGACCTGCCCCAAGTGCGGGGCTTACCGGCTGCCTCACCGTATGTGCAAGAATTGCCTGACCTATAACGGCCGTTCCTTCGGCCAGGTTGAGGCCCAGCAGTAA
- the rcsC_8 gene encoding Sensor histidine kinase RcsC, with product MKNKVLPRSFKIGIAVIMCFTIFVFFLLGVSVRNMSEGTIEDIGTDYMAGMNEQVSLHFETIIELRLTMAESIAHIAAGNGNSNYGTREEIEYGARARHFMCAALYSPDGEIEMIYGDPVEFNHPDLFLESLRSGDRKMASGVDSGGDGVILFGVPCEYPMSGGNTSLAMVVGLSTKYMGEVLFLDSDSSLSYSFVIRKDGSYVVGNEDDTHENYFDRLYSISDGRTWEAAAYIEQLTAAMDAGEDYSLILKSGESRRHLYCTDLPYCDWYLVTVLPFDGLDHAIAGMSSRWLAIVYAASFAIIAMLVYIFFQYLKLFRNQMSELKRVNAEMDTARRDAERARKEAEQANEAKQDFLSSMSHDIRTPMNAIIGMTSLAIDNANDPEQVQDYLTKIDLSSKHLLGLINDVLDISKIESGKMALNVELVSLREVMDCIVNIIQPQVKAKNQNFNAGAYEILSEDVYCDSVRLNQVLINLLGNAVKFTPEGGAVQVTVYQEALPETPTHVRTHFLVSDTGIGMSKEYQKVIFESFSRENNTRVRKTEGSGLGMTITKHIVDAMDGSISVHSEQGQGTQFHVVLDLEKAAEREADLALPGWKVLVVDGDERLCGNTVRILESAGIRSEWCQSAGQAVERVADGSYRLLLLGWELPDMNGIEAAKAIQTACGEDGPAMLLLTCDWSEVAGEAREAGISGYISKPLFPSSVFDTLNAFSGAGGGEAVSTERTVDSGLRGKRILLAEDNELNWEVAREMLSVLEAELDWAENGQICFEKFESSPVGYYDAILMDVRMPVMDGHEATTVIRRLQREDADIPIIAMTADAFSEDIQKCLECGMNDHLAKPIDVQAVAYKLKKYLK from the coding sequence ATGAAAAACAAGGTTTTACCGCGCTCCTTCAAAATCGGCATAGCGGTAATTATGTGTTTTACTATTTTTGTGTTTTTCCTGCTGGGAGTATCTGTCCGCAATATGAGTGAAGGTACGATTGAGGACATCGGCACCGATTACATGGCGGGAATGAACGAGCAGGTATCGTTACATTTTGAGACGATCATTGAACTTCGCCTGACCATGGCGGAATCCATCGCGCACATCGCGGCAGGGAACGGAAATTCCAATTACGGCACGAGGGAGGAGATTGAATACGGCGCGAGGGCGCGGCATTTCATGTGCGCCGCCCTCTACTCCCCCGACGGCGAGATCGAGATGATTTACGGCGACCCTGTGGAGTTCAACCACCCCGATCTGTTTTTGGAGAGCCTGCGCAGCGGGGACCGCAAGATGGCGTCCGGCGTTGACAGCGGCGGGGACGGCGTGATTTTGTTCGGCGTCCCCTGCGAATATCCCATGTCCGGCGGGAATACCAGCCTCGCCATGGTCGTGGGCCTCTCCACCAAATATATGGGCGAGGTCCTCTTCCTGGACTCAGACAGCTCGTTGAGCTACTCCTTTGTCATCCGAAAGGACGGCAGCTACGTTGTCGGAAACGAGGATGATACCCACGAAAACTATTTTGACAGGCTTTACAGCATCTCTGATGGACGAACCTGGGAAGCGGCCGCCTATATTGAACAGCTGACGGCGGCGATGGACGCGGGGGAGGATTATTCCCTGATTCTGAAAAGCGGAGAATCACGCCGCCACCTGTACTGTACCGACCTCCCCTACTGTGACTGGTATCTGGTGACGGTCCTCCCCTTTGACGGGCTGGACCACGCGATCGCGGGGATGAGCAGCCGCTGGCTTGCCATTGTTTACGCCGCTTCTTTCGCGATCATCGCCATGCTCGTTTATATATTCTTCCAGTATCTGAAACTGTTCCGGAACCAGATGTCTGAGCTGAAGCGTGTGAACGCGGAGATGGATACGGCCCGGAGGGACGCGGAACGGGCGCGGAAAGAGGCGGAGCAGGCCAATGAGGCCAAGCAGGATTTTCTCTCCAGCATGAGCCATGACATCCGCACCCCAATGAACGCCATCATCGGAATGACATCCTTGGCCATAGATAACGCGAATGACCCGGAGCAGGTCCAGGATTATCTGACCAAAATTGATCTGTCCAGCAAGCATCTGCTGGGGCTGATTAACGACGTGCTGGATATTTCCAAAATCGAAAGCGGGAAAATGGCGCTGAATGTAGAACTGGTTTCGCTGCGAGAGGTGATGGACTGTATTGTTAATATCATCCAGCCCCAGGTCAAGGCGAAAAATCAAAATTTCAACGCCGGGGCCTACGAAATTCTGTCGGAAGATGTGTACTGCGACAGCGTGCGGCTGAATCAGGTGCTGATTAACCTGCTGGGAAACGCCGTCAAATTCACGCCGGAGGGCGGAGCGGTTCAAGTGACCGTGTACCAGGAGGCGCTTCCGGAGACGCCCACCCACGTCCGCACCCATTTCCTGGTAAGCGATACCGGAATCGGTATGTCAAAGGAGTATCAGAAGGTAATATTCGAGTCGTTCAGCCGGGAGAACAACACCCGGGTCCGGAAAACAGAGGGCTCCGGGCTGGGCATGACAATCACCAAGCATATCGTAGACGCCATGGACGGCAGTATCTCCGTCCACAGCGAACAGGGCCAGGGAACCCAGTTCCATGTTGTGCTTGATCTGGAAAAGGCGGCGGAGCGGGAGGCAGACCTGGCGCTCCCGGGCTGGAAGGTGCTGGTGGTTGACGGCGATGAGCGGCTGTGCGGCAATACGGTTCGTATTTTAGAATCCGCCGGCATCCGGTCTGAGTGGTGTCAGAGCGCCGGGCAGGCCGTGGAACGGGTTGCGGACGGCAGCTACCGGCTGCTCCTTCTGGGGTGGGAGCTGCCGGATATGAACGGAATCGAGGCCGCCAAGGCGATTCAGACGGCCTGCGGGGAAGACGGTCCGGCGATGCTGCTGCTGACCTGTGACTGGAGCGAAGTGGCTGGTGAAGCCAGAGAAGCGGGGATTTCCGGCTATATTTCCAAACCGCTGTTCCCCTCCTCCGTGTTCGACACGCTGAACGCCTTTTCCGGTGCCGGCGGCGGGGAAGCCGTCAGCACGGAACGAACGGTTGATTCGGGCCTTCGCGGGAAGCGTATTTTGTTGGCGGAGGATAACGAGCTGAACTGGGAAGTGGCAAGGGAAATGCTCTCTGTCCTCGAAGCAGAGCTGGATTGGGCTGAGAACGGACAGATCTGCTTCGAAAAATTTGAGAGTTCCCCCGTTGGATATTATGACGCGATCCTGATGGACGTACGGATGCCTGTTATGGATGGCCACGAGGCGACCACAGTCATCCGCCGGCTGCAACGTGAGGATGCGGATATTCCCATTATCGCCATGACTGCCGACGCGTTTTCGGAAGACATTCAAAAGTGTTTGGAGTGCGGCATGAACGATCATTTGGCAAAACCGATTGACGTTCAGGCCGTCGCATACAAGTTAAAGAAATATTTGAAATAA
- the recO gene encoding DNA repair protein RecO yields MHITTKALVLRTTDYKESDKILTLFTQDQGKLAAAARGCRKKGSAIAAGCQLLAWSEMVLYDYQGRWAVKEAATQRLFQGVRDDIQRLALGCYFAEVAELLAVEGLPSPELLSLTLNSLHALDKMTEKPLPLVKSAFEWKAMALAGYEPLLEDGKVRGEGISLPLPPPALAALEHILHGDPKRLFSFQLGEESLKQLADTAEAYLRTQLERGFSTLDYYKSLEMQPGGALDRGLSQAYGGG; encoded by the coding sequence ATGCACATCACCACCAAAGCCCTGGTCCTGCGGACGACGGACTACAAGGAGTCGGACAAAATTCTGACTCTGTTCACCCAGGACCAGGGGAAGCTCGCCGCCGCCGCCCGGGGGTGCCGGAAAAAAGGGAGCGCCATCGCCGCCGGGTGCCAGCTGCTGGCCTGGTCGGAGATGGTGCTCTATGACTATCAGGGTCGCTGGGCGGTGAAGGAGGCGGCCACCCAGCGGCTGTTCCAAGGGGTCCGGGACGACATCCAGCGGCTGGCCCTGGGGTGCTACTTCGCCGAGGTGGCCGAGCTGCTGGCGGTGGAGGGACTGCCCAGCCCCGAGCTGCTGTCCCTCACCCTGAACAGCCTCCACGCCCTGGACAAAATGACGGAGAAGCCGCTCCCCCTGGTGAAATCCGCCTTCGAGTGGAAGGCTATGGCCCTGGCGGGGTATGAGCCCCTTTTGGAGGACGGAAAGGTCCGCGGGGAGGGGATATCCCTGCCCCTGCCGCCCCCCGCCCTGGCCGCGCTGGAGCACATCCTCCACGGCGACCCCAAGCGGCTGTTCTCCTTCCAGCTGGGGGAGGAGTCCCTGAAACAGCTGGCCGACACGGCGGAGGCCTATCTCCGCACCCAGCTGGAGCGGGGATTCTCTACGCTGGATTATTACAAAAGCCTGGAAATGCAGCCCGGCGGGGCGCTGGACAGGGGGCTCTCTCAAGCTTACGGAGGTGGGTAG
- the mepA_11 gene encoding Multidrug export protein MepA gives MDTNTFMFEKMQPTKLFIKCAIPAALSMIFSGIYSIADGIFVGRCIGEDALAAVNLVMPLIMISFALAEMIAVGSSVQLAMLLGQKEKELANRTFSVCIKVILGISVIIGLIFFFLSKPILMLMGTEGMALQYGIEYIRVYAVFSPLIIVYFAADNYLRICGKQNYSMALNIVTSVLNIVLDFLLLVVWKQGVWAAAFTSCISMALGTVMALWPFFRNKLELKFVKGWISAKQFVKLVANGSSEFFANIASSIFSFILNIVLLSIGGATAVAAMSVVMYVESIASMMISGMSDSMQPAISYCHGAGLKKRVYALEKRVLVSAAVLSLTACLLLRYGGAWVVPFFVKSDETELLALSIHAMSLYALSYLVNWVDGCLSGYLTALGQAGRSFIASIMGTLVLPLVGLAVLVPPLGLAGVCLMPLFAGVLSAVLSLILVLTIKNKSV, from the coding sequence ATGGACACAAATACGTTCATGTTTGAAAAAATGCAGCCAACAAAACTTTTTATAAAATGTGCAATCCCGGCTGCATTAAGTATGATTTTCAGCGGTATCTATTCGATCGCGGATGGGATTTTTGTCGGACGCTGCATTGGTGAGGATGCTTTGGCGGCGGTTAATCTTGTTATGCCGTTGATTATGATTTCCTTTGCCCTTGCGGAAATGATTGCTGTGGGCTCATCTGTTCAGTTGGCGATGCTTTTAGGGCAGAAAGAAAAGGAACTGGCGAATCGCACGTTCAGCGTTTGTATCAAAGTGATTTTGGGCATATCCGTGATCATAGGTCTTATCTTCTTTTTCCTAAGTAAACCAATTTTAATGCTGATGGGAACGGAGGGCATGGCTTTACAGTACGGTATTGAATACATTCGGGTATATGCCGTTTTTTCGCCACTAATTATCGTGTATTTTGCCGCAGACAACTACCTTAGAATTTGTGGAAAACAAAATTATAGTATGGCGCTCAACATAGTTACGTCTGTGTTGAATATCGTTTTGGATTTTCTTTTGCTCGTTGTATGGAAGCAGGGTGTGTGGGCGGCGGCCTTTACAAGCTGTATCAGTATGGCTTTAGGAACTGTGATGGCGCTCTGGCCATTTTTCAGAAACAAACTTGAACTCAAATTCGTGAAAGGCTGGATTTCAGCGAAACAATTTGTGAAGTTGGTTGCCAACGGTTCATCAGAATTTTTTGCAAATATCGCTTCTTCGATTTTTTCTTTTATTCTGAATATCGTGCTTTTGTCCATAGGCGGCGCCACCGCAGTTGCGGCGATGTCTGTTGTGATGTATGTGGAAAGTATTGCATCAATGATGATTTCTGGAATGAGCGATTCCATGCAGCCTGCCATCAGCTATTGCCATGGAGCAGGGCTAAAGAAAAGGGTCTATGCTTTGGAAAAGCGGGTTCTTGTTTCGGCGGCGGTTCTTTCGCTTACTGCCTGTCTGCTTCTACGTTATGGCGGAGCGTGGGTCGTGCCGTTCTTTGTGAAGTCGGACGAAACAGAATTATTGGCGCTAAGTATCCATGCAATGAGCTTGTATGCGTTGTCCTATTTGGTGAACTGGGTCGATGGTTGTTTATCCGGGTACTTGACTGCGTTGGGACAAGCCGGAAGATCGTTCATCGCGTCCATCATGGGAACACTGGTACTGCCGCTGGTGGGGCTGGCTGTTTTGGTGCCTCCCTTGGGGTTGGCTGGTGTGTGCTTAATGCCTTTATTTGCAGGAGTATTGAGTGCTGTGCTATCGCTTATTTTGGTTCTCACGATAAAAAACAAAAGCGTGTAG
- the rluD_2 gene encoding Ribosomal large subunit pseudouridine synthase D, with protein sequence MKEFTIGKNDAGQRLDRWLAKTMPLLPGPLAQKYIRLKRVKVNGRGSKRDVRLSVGDVLQLYINDEFFDRPTPENAFLSLYQPKLKILYEDEHIMLLDKRPGLVVHPDENERVNTLLTHIQAYLYQKKEWSPYWENSFAPALCNRIDRNTGGIVIAAKTAEGLRVMNQKIKDRELTKLYLCVVQGKMSPPEGRLEGYIFKDEVKKQVYVRKKPEPGAKIAITDYRTLAVKDGLSLVECDLITGRTHQIRAQFAAAGHPLLGDGKYGSERENRKYGRHGQALYSYKLTFRFTTDAGPLEALNGRTFQAEDVEFVEKFFPGLAQRGRVC encoded by the coding sequence ATGAAGGAATTTACCATCGGAAAAAACGACGCCGGTCAGCGGCTGGACCGCTGGCTGGCCAAGACCATGCCTCTGCTGCCCGGGCCGTTGGCCCAGAAGTACATCCGCCTCAAGCGGGTGAAGGTGAACGGCAGGGGGTCCAAGCGGGATGTGCGGCTCAGCGTGGGGGATGTGCTCCAGCTGTATATCAACGACGAGTTTTTTGACCGTCCCACCCCGGAAAACGCCTTTCTCTCCCTCTACCAGCCCAAGCTGAAGATCCTCTATGAGGACGAGCACATCATGCTGCTGGACAAGCGCCCCGGGCTGGTGGTCCATCCCGACGAGAACGAGCGGGTCAACACCCTGCTCACCCACATCCAGGCCTATCTGTACCAGAAGAAGGAGTGGTCCCCCTATTGGGAAAACTCCTTCGCCCCCGCCCTGTGCAACCGCATCGACCGGAACACCGGAGGCATCGTCATCGCCGCCAAGACCGCCGAGGGCCTGCGGGTGATGAACCAGAAGATCAAGGACCGGGAGCTGACCAAGCTGTACCTGTGCGTGGTACAGGGGAAAATGTCCCCGCCTGAGGGTCGGCTGGAGGGGTATATTTTCAAGGATGAGGTGAAAAAACAGGTGTACGTCCGGAAGAAGCCGGAGCCGGGAGCCAAGATCGCCATCACTGACTACAGGACCCTGGCGGTGAAGGACGGCCTGTCTCTGGTGGAGTGCGACCTGATCACCGGCCGGACCCACCAGATCAGAGCCCAGTTCGCCGCCGCCGGGCATCCCCTCCTGGGGGATGGCAAATACGGCTCCGAGCGGGAGAACCGCAAATACGGCCGCCACGGTCAGGCGCTGTATTCCTACAAGCTCACCTTCCGCTTCACCACCGACGCCGGTCCCCTGGAGGCCCTCAACGGGAGGACCTTCCAGGCGGAGGACGTGGAGTTCGTAGAAAAATTTTTCCCAGGTCTTGCGCAGAGGGGACGAGTGTGTTAG
- the ybeY gene encoding Endoribonuclease YbeY produces MDHEVYIEAGYMDEAMEVPPAVEEQIRRSVLAALEAEEVDVPCVIAVIVTDDGVIRETNLTNRGVDRATDVLSFPMFPMKPGDKPQAEWADPGADKVYLGDMMISLERAQAQAEEFGHSPEREVCYLAVHSALHLLGYDHLDEGPMKAQMRQREEAILEKLGITRGD; encoded by the coding sequence ATGGACCACGAGGTCTATATCGAAGCGGGCTATATGGATGAGGCAATGGAGGTCCCCCCGGCGGTGGAGGAGCAGATCCGCCGCTCTGTTCTGGCCGCTCTGGAGGCCGAGGAGGTGGACGTGCCCTGCGTGATTGCCGTGATCGTCACCGACGACGGGGTTATCCGGGAGACCAACCTGACCAACCGGGGGGTGGACCGGGCCACCGATGTGCTGTCCTTCCCCATGTTCCCCATGAAGCCCGGCGATAAGCCCCAGGCGGAGTGGGCGGACCCCGGCGCGGACAAGGTGTATCTGGGGGACATGATGATCTCCCTGGAGCGGGCCCAGGCCCAGGCGGAGGAGTTCGGCCACTCCCCCGAGCGGGAGGTGTGCTATCTGGCCGTCCACTCGGCCCTCCACCTGCTGGGCTACGACCACCTGGACGAGGGCCCCATGAAAGCCCAGATGCGCCAGCGTGAGGAGGCTATCTTAGAAAAGCTGGGGATTACCAGAGGAGATTGA
- the nadE_2 gene encoding NH(3)-dependent NAD(+) synthetase: MKQDMIVVLDLGSEENPKIAREIRALGVYSEIHPHDITLAELQALPNVKGIILNGGPNRVVDGVEIDVAQEIYDCDIPALLVDHRGDDPWPADDGERETALKNFVFTICGAEANWNMDNFIADQVELIRRQVGDKKVLLALSGGVDSSVVAALLIKAIGKQLTCVHVNHGLLRKGEPEQVVKVFRDEMDANLIYVDGVDRFLDKLAGVAEPERKRKIIGAEFIRVFEEEARKLDGIEFLGQGTIYPDIIESGTKTVKAVKSHHNVGGLPEDLDFELVEPLKMLFKDEVRACGKALGLPDGMVYRQPFPGPGLGVRCLGAITRDRLEAVRESDAILREEFAKNSLEGKVWQYFTAIPDLKSVGVRDNKRTEEWCVIIRAVNTVDAMTATVENVPFDLLQHITARITNEVKGVNRVLFDLTPKPSGTIEWE; this comes from the coding sequence ATGAAACAGGACATGATCGTCGTACTGGACCTGGGCAGCGAGGAGAACCCCAAGATTGCCCGGGAAATTCGGGCCCTGGGGGTTTATTCGGAGATTCACCCCCACGACATTACCCTGGCGGAGTTGCAGGCCCTGCCCAACGTGAAGGGTATCATCCTCAACGGCGGGCCCAACCGGGTGGTCGATGGGGTGGAGATCGACGTGGCCCAGGAGATTTACGACTGTGATATTCCCGCTCTGCTGGTGGACCACCGGGGGGACGACCCCTGGCCCGCCGACGACGGGGAGCGGGAGACCGCTCTGAAAAACTTCGTCTTTACCATCTGCGGAGCCGAGGCCAACTGGAACATGGACAACTTTATCGCCGACCAGGTGGAGCTTATCCGCCGTCAGGTGGGGGACAAGAAGGTGCTGCTGGCCCTGTCCGGCGGGGTGGACTCCTCCGTGGTGGCGGCGCTGCTCATCAAGGCCATCGGCAAGCAGCTCACCTGCGTCCATGTCAACCACGGCCTGCTCCGCAAGGGGGAGCCGGAGCAGGTGGTCAAGGTCTTCCGGGACGAGATGGACGCCAACCTCATCTATGTGGACGGAGTGGACCGCTTCCTGGATAAGCTGGCCGGCGTGGCCGAGCCGGAGCGGAAGCGGAAAATCATCGGCGCGGAGTTCATCCGTGTCTTTGAGGAGGAGGCCCGGAAGCTGGACGGCATTGAGTTCCTGGGCCAGGGCACCATCTATCCCGACATCATCGAGAGCGGCACCAAGACTGTCAAGGCGGTGAAGAGCCACCACAACGTGGGCGGTCTGCCTGAGGATCTGGATTTTGAGCTGGTGGAGCCCCTGAAAATGCTCTTCAAGGACGAGGTCCGGGCCTGCGGCAAGGCCTTGGGCCTGCCTGACGGCATGGTTTACCGCCAGCCCTTCCCCGGCCCCGGCCTGGGTGTGCGCTGCCTGGGAGCCATCACCCGGGACCGCCTGGAGGCCGTCCGGGAATCCGACGCCATCCTCCGGGAGGAGTTCGCCAAAAACAGCCTGGAGGGCAAGGTGTGGCAGTACTTTACCGCTATCCCTGACCTGAAATCGGTGGGTGTTCGGGACAATAAGCGCACTGAGGAGTGGTGCGTCATCATCCGCGCGGTCAATACCGTGGACGCCATGACCGCAACCGTGGAGAACGTGCCTTTTGACCTCCTCCAGCACATCACCGCCCGTATCACTAACGAGGTCAAGGGTGTCAACCGCGTCCTCTTTGATCTGACGCCGAAGCCCAGCGGAACCATAGAGTGGGAATGA
- the era gene encoding GTPase Era, giving the protein MIKKSGIITICGRPNVGKSTLTNAFVGEKVAIVTNKPQTTRNRICGIKNRGESQFVFVDTPGLHKARTRLGDYMVNVVKESVSDVDAVLLLVEPIPHVGEPEGQLIARIKALGCPAVLAINKADTLEQKEKLLEVIQVYSGEHDFDAVVPISARTGQGVEELLDVLEGYLPEGPQLFPDDMTSDQPERQMMAEIMREKLLLLLDKEIPHGTAVEITRFAERDDEVIEVEATIYCEKNSHKGIIIGKGGGMLKKASTLARQDMEKFMGTKVFLKTWVKVKENWRDNPAAIQNFGYVKE; this is encoded by the coding sequence ATGATTAAAAAGTCCGGTATTATTACCATCTGCGGACGGCCCAACGTGGGCAAGTCCACCCTGACCAACGCCTTTGTGGGGGAGAAGGTAGCCATTGTCACCAACAAGCCCCAGACCACCCGAAACCGCATCTGCGGCATCAAAAACCGGGGGGAGAGCCAGTTCGTCTTTGTGGACACCCCCGGCCTCCACAAGGCCCGGACCCGGCTGGGGGACTACATGGTCAACGTGGTGAAGGAGAGCGTGTCCGATGTGGACGCCGTCCTCCTGCTGGTGGAGCCCATCCCCCATGTGGGGGAGCCGGAGGGGCAGCTGATCGCCCGGATCAAGGCCCTGGGCTGTCCCGCCGTGCTGGCTATCAACAAGGCGGACACCCTGGAGCAGAAGGAAAAGCTGCTGGAGGTTATCCAAGTGTACAGCGGCGAGCATGACTTTGACGCGGTGGTGCCCATCTCCGCCAGAACAGGTCAGGGGGTGGAGGAGCTGCTCGACGTGCTGGAGGGCTACCTCCCCGAGGGCCCTCAGCTCTTCCCCGACGACATGACCTCCGACCAGCCGGAGCGCCAAATGATGGCCGAGATCATGCGGGAAAAACTGCTTCTCCTGCTGGACAAGGAGATTCCCCACGGCACCGCCGTGGAGATCACCCGCTTCGCCGAGCGGGACGACGAGGTTATCGAGGTGGAGGCCACCATCTACTGCGAGAAAAACAGCCACAAGGGCATTATCATCGGCAAGGGCGGAGGGATGCTGAAAAAGGCCTCCACCCTGGCCCGTCAGGACATGGAGAAATTCATGGGGACCAAGGTGTTTTTAAAGACCTGGGTCAAGGTCAAGGAGAACTGGCGGGACAACCCGGCGGCTATCCAGAATTTTGGGTATGTGAAGGAGTAG
- the xerC_17 gene encoding Tyrosine recombinase XerC, translating to MPAYKDKAKGTWYASFYFENWTGKKEKKMKRGFKTKREALEWERTFLQQQTADLDMTFESFVALYAADMKGRIKANTWGTKEHILYKKLVPYFGKRKMSEIHSKEVMAWQSEMLNYRDKNGKPYSPVYLKTLHNQLSAVFNHAVKHYNLKANPAAQVGNMGKAKGREMLFWTKAEYLKFADAMMDKPLSYYAFEMLYWCGIREGELLALTPADFDFEKQTVSISKSYQRIKGQDVITDPKTAKSNRVIQMPAFLCEEMEDYIRSLYAVEPTDRIFAVTKSYLHREMDRGAKEAGVKRIRIHDLRHSHISLLIDMGFTALAIADRVGHESIDITYRYAHLFPTRQAEMADKLNMERKGA from the coding sequence ATGCCAGCGTACAAAGACAAGGCCAAGGGAACATGGTATGCGTCCTTTTACTTTGAGAACTGGACGGGCAAAAAGGAAAAGAAGATGAAGCGGGGCTTCAAGACCAAGCGGGAGGCGCTGGAGTGGGAACGGACGTTCCTGCAACAGCAGACCGCCGACCTGGATATGACCTTTGAGAGCTTCGTGGCGCTCTACGCCGCAGACATGAAAGGCCGTATCAAGGCGAACACCTGGGGAACGAAAGAGCATATCCTCTACAAGAAGCTGGTGCCCTACTTTGGAAAGCGGAAAATGAGCGAAATCCACTCCAAAGAGGTCATGGCGTGGCAGAGTGAAATGCTGAACTACCGGGACAAGAACGGCAAGCCCTACTCCCCCGTGTATCTGAAAACGCTTCACAATCAGTTGAGCGCCGTTTTCAATCATGCGGTGAAGCACTACAATCTGAAAGCCAATCCCGCCGCCCAGGTGGGCAACATGGGCAAGGCCAAGGGCCGGGAAATGCTGTTCTGGACGAAAGCGGAGTATCTGAAATTCGCTGACGCTATGATGGACAAGCCCCTCTCCTACTACGCCTTTGAAATGCTCTATTGGTGCGGTATCCGGGAAGGAGAGCTGCTGGCCCTCACCCCGGCGGACTTCGACTTTGAGAAGCAGACGGTTTCCATCTCGAAATCCTACCAGCGTATCAAGGGCCAGGACGTTATCACCGACCCCAAGACGGCCAAGAGCAACCGGGTCATTCAAATGCCCGCTTTCCTCTGCGAGGAAATGGAGGACTACATCAGGAGCTTGTACGCCGTAGAGCCGACAGACCGCATTTTTGCGGTGACGAAATCCTATCTTCACCGGGAGATGGACAGGGGGGCGAAAGAGGCGGGGGTCAAGCGGATCAGGATTCACGATTTGAGACACAGCCACATTTCCCTGCTGATTGACATGGGCTTTACGGCCCTGGCAATCGCTGACCGGGTGGGGCACGAAAGCATTGACATCACCTACCGCTACGCTCACCTGTTCCCCACCCGGCAGGCGGAGATGGCGGACAAGCTGAACATGGAGCGAAAGGGGGCTTAA